The following proteins come from a genomic window of Scylla paramamosain isolate STU-SP2022 chromosome 46, ASM3559412v1, whole genome shotgun sequence:
- the LOC135094695 gene encoding DNA replication complex GINS protein PSF3-like: MASSRSLHGPSYFPNYYSLEDILATNEKLPCKFEKTVVGMGYLDSSGRSKDLEKGTKLELPLWLAAALGPRRKLVTCHLPRAFNERYREILRADATIVDLQGLAPYFYEFGRHLLPLVGAEGVTLGQLLTETLKQRLRRVMDSSLHCLEDDAAVHKARFDHLERTLFHTGRRMYQDHQLWLARRCHIITSIASTEQSGKRKLSEIS; this comes from the exons atggCCTCCTCCCGCTCCCTACACGGCCCAAGTTATTTCCCTAACTATTACAGCCTTGAAGATATTCTGGCCACAAATGAAAAGCTACCGTGTAAATTTGAGAAGACAGTGGTTGGCATGG gGTACCTCGACTCCTCTGGGCGCAGCAAGGACCTTGAGAAGGGCACCAAGCTGGAGCTACCCCTATGGCTGGCCGCTGCTCTGGGGCCACGACGCAAGCTAGTCACCTGTCACTTGCCCAGGGCTTTTAACGAGAGAtacag AGAGATCCTACGCGCCGATGCCACCATCGTAGACCTGCAGGGACTAGCACCTTACTTCTACGAGTTTGGCCGTCACCTTTTGCCACTGGTTGGGGCCGAGGGGGTCACGCTGGGCCAACTGCtgactgag ACACTCAAGCAGAGACTCCGAAGGGTGATGGACTCCTCCCTCCACTGCCTTGAGGATGATGCAGCGGTCCACAAGGCTCGCTTTGACCATCTGGAGCGCACTCTCTTCCACACGGGCAGGCGGATGTACCAGGACCACCAACTCTGGCTGGCTCGTCGCTGCCACATCATCACGTCCATTGCATCCACCGAGCAAAGTGGAAAGCGTAAATTGTCGGAGATCAGCTAG